The Halovivax ruber XH-70 genome includes the window GATTAGCGTCTCGTGTGGAATCAATCGCTCCAGTTCGACTGTCACCCCCGGCAAGTTCTCGAACACCGTTCCCAGTGGAAACTCCGCTGTCGGACTCGTAAACTCCATGACGGTCGCCATGCGGGAGCGTTCATCAGGCAGGCAGATAATCGATGAGGGTGGTGGACCATGGCACGGACCCAGGCAAACAGGGCGAGTGGCCAGCATAGTGCGTTCTCCCGGCGAGTAGAACGGTTGGAAATCCGGATAGCATGGTGTACCATGTCATTTCCTTTTGTACCACCCGGGGCAATCTAGTCGTACCACCGAGCATGAGTGTGATAGCGGAGGTTCGAATACCACCCGATGACTTCGAGCTCGGGCAGATTCTCGATCTCGATGAAACGTCGGCCATCGAACTCGAAACGCTCGTCCCGAGTGGGGACGTTACTGTGCCACTCTTCTGGGTCTACGAACCGGTCGAAAACGGCTTTCTCGAAGCCGTCGAGCGCTATCCGACTGTCAATAGCGTCACGGAGGTGGACGTGTTCGAAGACAGAACCCTATTCAGGCTCGATTGGGATGCGAGCCAGGACCATCTCTTTAAATGCATCTTGGGCAACGATGGACAGATACTGGGCGCCACCGGAACGTCCAAAAAGTGGGATTTCGAGATTCGATTCCCCCACCGAGAAGTGTTGAGCCAGTGTCAAACCTGCTGTGAGGACGCGCACATCTCACTGGAGTTCGTTCGCGTATACAACCCTGCGGGCCCAGAGTCTGGTCCGTGGTACGGATTGAGCGATCCACAACGCGAAGCGCTTTCGCTCGCCGTTCGACTGGGATACTACGACATTCCACGAGGCTGTACGACCGAAGAGCTCGCGGACGAACTCGGGATTTCAGATCAAGCAGTGACGGAGCGTCTGCGTCGTGCCATCGGGGCGTTCGTTCGGCATTCACTCCTCACCCCCGAATCCGAGGAGTAAGTGGATCGGCTTGTTCCTTTGTGCACCATGGAATAGACCCAGGCAGCAGTGGCTCCGTTATGTGGGTATGGACGAGAATGCAGAGCGAGACGGACATGGTCTCCAGCAGATCGACGGGCTCGCCAGTTCGGCGAATCGAGCGAGAGCGGTCTCCCCCGATCGGCTTGTGTCGGTAGTAGCGAACGGACATCGACGAGCGATCCTCAACTCACTGACTAGCGCATCCGATCAGACACTGGAATACGATGCGCTTGTAGACCGTGTTGCAGACAGGGTTCGGGACGAAGACACTGAGCGAGCAGCCGACGAACAGCACCAACGCGTCCGGATCGCGCTGACCCATACCCACCTCCCAAAACTGGAGGAGGTCCGACTAATCGACTACGAGACAGAAACGGGGCTCGTCCAGTTCGTTGGCGGTGAACTCGAACAAGAACTCCTGACGCTGCTTGCGTCGTACGGCGTCGACGAGTGACAGCATATCGGAGCGGTATTCCTCTCGTTCGAGCGAATTGACCTACCTCTCAAACAGCGGCTTCGGTGGTCGTTCCGGTGACTACGTGTCCTGCACCGAGCGGCCACCATCGTCGCAAAAAAGGCACATCTCGTCCGACAGTCGCGTCGTGTATCTCGCCCGAACTGACAGATATAACAAACATACAACATAATTTCCGGTGTTCGATACGGCCGGAACACGCCTATCCATCGGAACGACAGTACAGAAAGCCTATTGCGTCGTTATGGATCGAACCGATATGGAGACTGAACCACTCTCGGCGAAAGACGAAGCCCTCATCGACCGGATCACGGAGACGAACGAACGCACGTTCGATCCGGACTTCTTCGATGGCGCACACATCGTCGCTGCCTGCGTGCGGACGACGGACGGCTCGGTGTACGAGGGCGTGAGTTTACCGGCGAGCATCGGCCGCGCGTCGATGTGTGGCGAACCGGTCGCCGTCGGCGCCGCGATCGCCGATGGGTACAGTCACGACGAGATCGAAACCAGCGTCGCCGTCGCGTACCCGATGCCCGCTCACGATGCGGACGACGCACGGGTGATCCCGCCCTGTGGGTCCTGTCGGGAACTGCTGGCAGATTACAACGAGGAAATGCGCGTCATCGTCCCCGTCGACGGTGAGAATCGGGTCGTGCCTGCGATCGATCTCCTCCCGACACGGACGTGGTGATCGAGTCGACTGCACGGTTCGCACGACCGGGAACCGTCCGAGGGGAAAACTGATACAGAAATCGAGGGACGGACGACGAGAGTCACACGAGCGGACCGAGCGTTATCCACCGATCGTGAAAAGCGAGGCGCTCGTTCGGTCGGGTCAGCGACGATTCTGTACCGATCGAGAGGGTGATGGACGGCTCGGACCCGAGCGACCAGACGGCTCCGACAGTGGCTCGAGCGTGGATCCGGGTATCATCGAACGCCCGTAGCGCGCCACCAGAACGGTGGCGAGCAGCCACCACGCGCCCGAGCCGACGAGGAACGCGAGCGGTACCACCCCCTCTAAGACGCCGCCCGATCCAACCAGGACGGCTCCGACGTTGATCGCGGCGTGCATCCCCACCGCCGGGAGCACGCCGCCGTCGGTGGCGTTGACGAGTGCACCGAGTACGGTCGACGCGCCGACGACGAACGTCGTATACTGGAGGAGGACGGCCGGGTCGGCGGTGAAGTTCGGGTGGCCGAGGAACAGCGGGAGGTGCCACGCCCACCACAGGACGCCGACGGCGAGTCCCGCCGAAAGCACCGACAATCGGCCCTGAAACTGCCGCTGAAGGAATCCCCGCCAGCCGAACTCCTCGACGCCGCCGAAGAGGATCACGTTGAGCAGGAAGAATCCCAGTAGCAGGGACAGCGGGGCAGGTGGCGAGTAGCGTAGTGTGCCGCCGCCGAACGCGGCGAGCGCCGGTTGAACGTTGGTTACGAATACGGGAAGGACGAGCGCGCCAAGGTACAGACCAGGGTGGAATCGCCACTGGAGCACGCGGCCGAGCCACGCCCGTAGCGGGACGTCGCTCGCCCAGACGATCACCACGGCGCCGATCGGAAGCCCCCACTGTCGTGGGAACGTGTTGATGTAGACCGGCAGCGTCTCCCACCAGCCGAACGCGAGATAGACCGCGTCCCACCCCCAGGACCAGCCGTAGACGACGAGTAAGAAGGTACGAACGCGGTGGTGTTCGATTCGCGATCGGATCCCGGAGAGGTCGCGGACCATCGTCTCCTCTCGAGATACTCCCTCCCCGGGCCAAGTACCTTCTGAGTCGGTTCGCCAGGCGATAACCGCCTCAATCGGCCGAAGAGCCTCCTGCTCCAGTGCGGTCGAAATCGAAGTCGAGGCGCCGACGGAGCGACGCTCGGAATCTGACCGAGGTGCAGGCCAACCGACGAACGGAACCGATGCTCGATCCGCATGCCCGGCGACCGATCCACGATAGACGGACAACGACTTACGTCGCTCGGCGTGGTCCGCAGACCACATGGTCACCACGATCGCTCCCGACCGGTTGAAGCAGTTGCTGGACGACGGGGAGGAGTACACATTGCTCGATACGCGTCCCGAGGACAGCTACGAGGCCTGGCACGTTCGTGGGGCACAGAACTACCCTTTCGGGCCCGACGAAGCGGTCGATGGCCACCTCGAGGAAATCGAGGAGTTGGTCGGCGACCACGACCGCGTCGTCACGATCTGTGCGAAGGGGCTCTCCTCGGGCAACCTGGCCACCCAGCTCGCCGAGGAACTGGACGACCGGGAAGTGAACGCTGTCGACGGCGGGATGAAGGCCTGGAGCGGCGTCTACGACCACGTCGAGGTAGATATCGGCGAGTCCGCCCGCGCGGTCCAGCTCCAGCGCCGAGCCAAGGGCTGTCTCTCCTCCGTCGTCGGTTGCGCGGAGACGGGCGAGGCCGTGGCCGTCGACCCGACGGAGGACATAGACGAGGTGAAAGCCGCGGCCGCCGGGAGCGACCTGACGATCTCGGCCGTGATCGACACGCACGTCCACGCCGATCACGTCTCTGGCGGCCGCCGGCTGGCCGACGAACTCGACGTGCCGTACTACCTGGGCGAGCGGGCCACAGCACGCGACGTCGAGGTCGACTTCGATGGACTCGGGCGGAACGAGACGATCGAAGTCGGCGAACTCACGATGAAGGCGCTGTACACGCCGGGCCACACGAGCGAGATGATCTCTATCCTGGTCGGCGACGAAGCGGTTCTAACAGCGGACACGCTACACGTGAATTCCGTGGGCCGGACCGAACTGGAGTTTTCAGATGGCGACGGCGACGAAGGCGCCCGGATGCTCTACGAGTCGATCCACCGGACGCTGCTTTCCGAACCCGAATCCGTAACCGTACTCCCCGGCCACGTCACGGTCACCGGAGATGGGGAGTTCGAAGTCGGATCCCCCGGCGAGCCGATCACGACCAGCGTCGGCGACGCCCGGACCGGGATCGACGTCCTCCAGCTCGACGAGGAGGATTTCGTCGAGCGGCTGGCCGATCCGGGCGAGAAACCGGCCAACTACGAGGACATCATCGAGATCAATCGTGGCGTCCGTGATCCGGACCCCGAAGAACGGACGGAACTCGAGCTGGGCCCGAACAATTGTTCGGCGTGACCGACGATGCGTTCCTCA containing:
- a CDS encoding helix-turn-helix domain-containing protein, which translates into the protein MSVIAEVRIPPDDFELGQILDLDETSAIELETLVPSGDVTVPLFWVYEPVENGFLEAVERYPTVNSVTEVDVFEDRTLFRLDWDASQDHLFKCILGNDGQILGATGTSKKWDFEIRFPHREVLSQCQTCCEDAHISLEFVRVYNPAGPESGPWYGLSDPQREALSLAVRLGYYDIPRGCTTEELADELGISDQAVTERLRRAIGAFVRHSLLTPESEE
- a CDS encoding DUF7344 domain-containing protein, whose translation is MDENAERDGHGLQQIDGLASSANRARAVSPDRLVSVVANGHRRAILNSLTSASDQTLEYDALVDRVADRVRDEDTERAADEQHQRVRIALTHTHLPKLEEVRLIDYETETGLVQFVGGELEQELLTLLASYGVDE
- a CDS encoding cytidine deaminase is translated as METEPLSAKDEALIDRITETNERTFDPDFFDGAHIVAACVRTTDGSVYEGVSLPASIGRASMCGEPVAVGAAIADGYSHDEIETSVAVAYPMPAHDADDARVIPPCGSCRELLADYNEEMRVIVPVDGENRVVPAIDLLPTRTW
- a CDS encoding CPBP family intramembrane glutamic endopeptidase — its product is MVRDLSGIRSRIEHHRVRTFLLVVYGWSWGWDAVYLAFGWWETLPVYINTFPRQWGLPIGAVVIVWASDVPLRAWLGRVLQWRFHPGLYLGALVLPVFVTNVQPALAAFGGGTLRYSPPAPLSLLLGFFLLNVILFGGVEEFGWRGFLQRQFQGRLSVLSAGLAVGVLWWAWHLPLFLGHPNFTADPAVLLQYTTFVVGASTVLGALVNATDGGVLPAVGMHAAINVGAVLVGSGGVLEGVVPLAFLVGSGAWWLLATVLVARYGRSMIPGSTLEPLSEPSGRSGPSRPSPSRSVQNRR
- a CDS encoding MBL fold metallo-hydrolase, with product MVTTIAPDRLKQLLDDGEEYTLLDTRPEDSYEAWHVRGAQNYPFGPDEAVDGHLEEIEELVGDHDRVVTICAKGLSSGNLATQLAEELDDREVNAVDGGMKAWSGVYDHVEVDIGESARAVQLQRRAKGCLSSVVGCAETGEAVAVDPTEDIDEVKAAAAGSDLTISAVIDTHVHADHVSGGRRLADELDVPYYLGERATARDVEVDFDGLGRNETIEVGELTMKALYTPGHTSEMISILVGDEAVLTADTLHVNSVGRTELEFSDGDGDEGARMLYESIHRTLLSEPESVTVLPGHVTVTGDGEFEVGSPGEPITTSVGDARTGIDVLQLDEEDFVERLADPGEKPANYEDIIEINRGVRDPDPEERTELELGPNNCSA